GATATTTAATTATTAAGAAACCTTGGCCAGGAATGATGAGAACAATTCACGCAAACCCAGAGAGATATTTGGAGAGTTATTGGGAATATATTTCCTTTAAGGGAGAAAAAAATGTTTATTTTGCTGGAGATGGAGCACGCATTGATGAAGATGGATATATATGGATTATGGGAAGAGTTGATGATGTCATAAGTGTTTCAGGACATCGATTAGGAACAATGGAAATAGAATCTGCTTTGGTAAGTCATAAATCAGTTGCAGAGTCTGCAGTCGTTGGCAAAAAAGATGATTTAAAAGGTGAAGTTATAGTTGCTTTTGTATCTCTTGAGAAAGACGTGAACGGTTCTTCAGAATTAGTGGATAATCTAAAGAAACATGTTGTTAATGAAATTGGAATTATCGCAAAGCCTGAAAAAATTATAATCTCTGATTCTCTTCCGAAAACACGTAGTGGAAAAATTATGAGGCGAATTTTAAGATCTTTGGCTGCTGGAGAAAAAATTAGCGGTGATATAAGCACTCTTGAAGATAGTTCTGTTTTGGAAAAGCTGAAAGAATTATCCTAATTAGATTCATCGATTAAATTGGAAATTTTTTTTATAGTATTTCTTTTGAATTCATCATCGGCCCAGTCTCCTAAAAAATTTTCTCTTAGTCCTGCGCTTGCAATTATGGTGTGTGTACCTTTTAATATTACCCCCTGAGAATTATCTTCTTTTCTTGCTTTAAGACAAGAAAATAATTTATCTGTTTGATCTAATTCGTCTGAATTAAATTTTATTAGGAAGTTATTTTTTTGATTATATGTTTTTTCAATTAATCGCAAAGTTCTTTCGGGGCTTGGGCTGAATTCACTGTTGAATTCTAATTTTTGAGAAATTTGTTTCAATAATGGAATAGATTTGTTAGCACTGAAGTTATTAAAACTTATTGATATGAATTTTTCGCAATTTCTTCCACCATCAGGGGAAATTAGATGAAGTTTGCAGCCTAGGCTATGACCAATTCTTATTGAAGGAATTGATCCTCCTATTCTATTGGATAAAGATATTCGACAATTCTTGAAATCCCTCCATGCTTTAATAGCAAGTTGTTGGTGATCGAATTGTGGAGTGTATTTATATGCATGTACTGCATAGTTTTTATTAATTAAACTCTCTATGAATCTTTTATAAGTTAAATCTGGTTTAGAGGCTAGATAACTTCCACCAATAAATTCCACAACTTTTTTAGGATTTGAAGGCCAATAACAAAAATTATTAAATTGATATTTTGTAAAAGTCATCTTTCATAAACTAAAAATGTTTTAAAAATTTATTTTCTAATCATTTTTCTTAATTTATATTAATTTAAGAGAAATTTTTATTAAATGCGTCAAGATAAATTAAAGTGTTCTCAGCTAATTGGATCTATCTAACAAAAAAGAATTAAATCAATTGGATATTCTTCAGGGTCAAGTTATCAGTTATCCCTCTGAAGAGAGAGTTGCTAATCAAAATAAGAAAATTGAAAAAATTTTAATTCTTGATACTGAAACAACAGGTTTAGACGAAAATAAAGATGAAGTGATAGAGATAGGTTGTATTTTGTTTGATGTATCTTTTAAGTGCGTGCTTTCACAAGTTTCTTTTTTATTCCCAGTTAATAATAATGAAGCCGAACATGTGAATGGTATATCTGCTGAAGTAACTAATATCTCTCAACCATGGGAAGATGGATTGAATTTCTTTCTGAAACTTGTTGATTGTTCGGATTTCATTGTTGCGCATAATGTAGAGTTTGATAAGAAATGGTTTGGGAAAGGAAGATTGCCTAATCTTAATAAAAAATGGATATGCAGTTTAGAGGATATTAATTGGTCTTTCCAAAAATCACTAAAAACAAGACCTTCAGTAACCGATCTAGCCCTATCTTTTTCAATACCAGTTTGGAATTTACATAGAGCCTTATCTGATTGTATTTACATATCAGAGGTCTTCAAAAAATGTGATAATTTAGATGAACTGTTACTTAAAGCTACTGAACCGAGGTTTTTATACAAGGCATTGGTTAGCTATGAAGATAGGTCTTTAGCTAAAAATGCTGGGTTTAAATGGAATAATCCTGTGCAAGGAGCTTGGTCTAGAAAATTAACTACTGATGAGGCAAAAAATCTTGATTTTAGAGTGGAGATTTTGAATTAATACTCAATAATTTTATTGAATAAGAAAATATTTAGTGCATCTTACAAGGCATCCATTTATTACCCATTTTATGTGCTCCAATACATCCGTATTTTGAAGCAGCCTTTTCAGCTTCTTCTTTAGTGTTAAAAAGGCCTGAGATAATTTTTCCCTTGCTTGAATTTGAAGTTTGTTTGGAATGATTATGATGATTGTTGTGAGAATTAGGTGAATACTCCCATATTCCCATAGTAGTAACCCCAGCAGAGATAATTCCCATCCCCACTACTGATAAATTAACTATTCCCATCGCTACTGCACCAAAAGATAATACACCCATTGGGACTACTCCAATACTTATTACTCCCATTGGCACTATTCCTATTGAAACTATACCGAGAGGTGCTATTCCAAAAGCAATTTTTTTTGGCTTTGTACCGCAATGTTGATTCTCGTTATTTTTATTAATTTCCAATAGTTTTTTTAAATGTTAAATTAAAATTATCTCACAAAACAACTAATCAAAGATTAATTTCTAATTGAACTAAAAATTTTGAATTATTTTCTAGAACTTTGAATAACTTAAAAAATCTTAGAGGAACAATCGACCTATTGCCTGATCAATTAATAAAGTGGCAAAACGTTGAGAAAATTTTATTAGAGCAGCTTGCAAGAGCATCTATCAAAGAAATAAGAACACCAATATTGGAAATGACCGAATTATTTATAAGAGGAATTGGTGAAGGAACAGATGTTGTTAGTAAGGAAATGTATACTTTCCTTGATAGGGGGGAGAGATCCTGCACCCTTAGGCCTGAAGGAACAGCCTCCGTTGCGAGAGCGTTAATACAAAATGGATTATCTTCTAATCTTCAGAAGCTTTGGTACATGGGGCCTATGTTTCGATATGAAAGACCTCAAGCAGGTAGGCAAAGACAGTTTCATCAGTTGGGTGTTGAGTTTATAGGATACGATTCAGTTAGAAGTGATGTTGAAATTATTGCTTTAGCTTGGGATATCTTAGGTAAATTAGGAATAAAAGAACTTAATCTTGAAATAAATACTTTGGGCGATCTTAATGATAGATTAAATTTTCAAAAATCCTTTTTAGAATGGCTAGAAATAAATAAAAATTCTCTAGATTTAGATTCTCAGAATAGGATTACTAAAAATCCCTTAAGGATTTTGGACTCTAAGAATATTCAAACACAAAAAGCTCTAGAGAATGCTCCAAGATTATTTAATTTTTTATCTGAAGAAAGTCATAAAAGATATTCAGACTTAAAAAAAAATTTAGAGGTTTTAAAAATACCTTATGTGGAAAATTTTAATCTTGTACGAGGTTTGGATTACTACACCCATACAGCTTTTGAAATTACTAGTGGGGCTCTAGGCTCCCAAGCAACTGTTTGCGGAGGAGGAAGATACGACGATTTAATAAAACAAATGGGAGGGCCAAATACCCCAGCAATTGGTTTCGCTATTGGTTTAGAAAGATTAATTTTACTCGCAGGGAAAGAGCTTGAAATTCCAAGAAATACTGATATTTATATCATTAATCAAGGCTTAATTGCTGAATCATTAGCAATGGATTTATCTAGAAAATTGAGAAATTATGATTTGTTAGTTGAATTGGATTTAAGCGGAGCCTCATTCTCTAAACAGTTTAAAAAGGCAAATAAACTAAAATCTAAAAGCGTTATTGTTATTGGTGATGATGAAGCAGTGAATGGAGAATTTATTATAAGGCTCTTTGATCGATCAGTTAATGAGAATGAAGAAGAGGTTATATCTTTTGGAAATGATATTAACTTGGAAAAGTGGATAAACAATAACTTACTTATAAAGAGATGTTCTTGAAGATAGTGATAATTTTTGCTTTCATATTTATTTTTGTTAATTTAAGAAACTTTCTTAAATTAAATAGAAAACAAAAAGTTTTTAAGTCAAAAAAAATAATTACTTTCAATAAGAAGAATTTTAATAATTGGATGAATTTAACTAAAAAAGAAAGGTATAACTTATCAAAACAAGATTCTGTTAACTATATGGATAGAAGAAAACTATTATTAGATGAAATTAGAAAAGAATATAAAAAAATATCTAGAGAAAATTTTGAGGGGAACATTAACAAAAAATAATTTTGAAAAATTACTGGACTTCTATTAAACCTATAAATGGATTAAGACATTTTGTTTTGGTAAATGAAACTAAAGAAAAAGGAAATATTATTTTTTTGATGGTTTCTGTACTTGATTCTGAGATTAACTTAAGAGCAACTTACGAAGAATTAATAAATAGTGGAAATTGGTGCGAGGGCTGGATCAATCTTCCAAAGCTTCAATCGATTACTGAAGAATATTTTGATTATAAATCCAACAATAGAGAAGAGTGTATTGATGATGTATTCATTAATGAAGATTCTTTATTTAATATTTCTTAATTAGATATGAATCTTTCAAATCTTTTTTCTTTATAAATACTGGGATTTTCTTACTTAATAATTATTTAAAAATTTTACCCCTTTCAAAAAAATAAAATTAACGTTATTAAGGATTAATAATATTTACATAATTCAATGTTAGGGGAAATATGGAGCTCATCTGAGTTGACTGCTAAAAAATTTGGAATAACTGAAATCAAACTCTCTTTTTTACGTGAAAATGGAATACTCAAGCCTGGGATTCATTGGAAAAGCTCTCCACTAGGTCAGAAAAAACCTTGGAACCCCAAAGCACTTTATAATATAAATAAGTGTAGAAAAATAATCAATAAATTTTATTTTGAAGAAAACTATGATGTCGCGGCCTGAAAATAATATTTTTTGAAGATTAATTTGGGGAAATATATAAAATCTTTATTCGATTAAGTTCTCATCCTCACAATCAATCAAAGTGTTTTGCAAGGTTGGATATAAGTTAATCATATTTATATATTGTTTTGATTTTCTGTAGGATTTTGCAGCCTTTTTGTAATGAACTTCCGATTTCATTTCTAGTGAAAATTTTCTAGAAGACTCTTGAGAAGTAGTCATAATAATAAATGTCTTATCCCATATTTAATAATTCTTTGAATATGAGGCAATAAATATCATGTTGTAATGAAACAAAATATCTTTTAATGTCAGCAAAATGAAATTTATTTAACTTATTTGAATCTAAAAATACTTTTTTATTTGATAGGACTTATATCTCTAAGAATAATTTTTCTCCATTAAATCTACCTTTTTTGCTATTGGAATGCCTTTTGGAGATTTCTCGTTTAGTAATAGTTAGGATTACTAACCTTTACAATTTTGTTATGAATTCAACTGTTTGGTGAAATATAAAGTATTCTCAAAACGTTTAAGCTAATCAATTCCTAAATGCAAACCTATGGAAATCCAGATACTACCTATGGATGGTGGGCTGGTAATTCAGGTGTAGCAAATCGCTCAGGAAAATTTATTGCTGCTCATGTAGCTCATGCAGGATTAATTGTTTTCTGGGCGGGTGCTTTCACCCTTTTTGAACTTTCACGATTTGACCCCAGTGTCCCAATGGGTCATCAACCTTTAATCGTTCTTCCTCATTTAGCAACTCTTGGAATAGGGTTTGATGCTAATGGCGTTGCGATGGGAGATACTAAACCTGTTCTAGCGATAGCAATAGTTCACTTAGTTTCTTCTATGGTTTTAGCAGCAGGTGGACTTTTACACTCTTTACTTCTTCCTGGAAATCTAGAAGATTCCGATGTAGCAAGAGCTAGAAAATTCAATATTGAATGGGATAATCCAGACAAATTGACATTTATTCTTGGTCACCATCTAATTATTCTTGGTTTCGCAGTTATCGCTTTTGTTGAATGGGCAAGGGTTCATGGAATTTATGATCCAGCTATCGGTTCTGTAAGACAGGTTGAGTATGAATTAAATTTGGCCAAAATTTGGAATCACCAAACAGACTTTTTGACTATTGATAGTCTTGAAGAAGTAATGGGAGGTCATGCTTTTCTTGCTTTCGTTGAGATCACTGGTGGTGCTTGGCATATTGCTACTAAGCAAGTTGGTGAATATACCAAATTCAAAGGTAAAGGACTTCTTTCTGCAGAAGCTGTTCTTTCATGGTCACTAGCTGGTATAGGCTGGATGGCTATTATTGCAGCCTTCTGGAGTGCAGCTAACACTACAGTTTATCCAACTGAATTCTTTGGTGAACCACTTCAATTGAAGTTTAGTATTTCTCCTTATTGGGTAGATACTGTTGATCTTCCTGATGGTGAATACACTTCAAGGGCATGGTTAGCTAATGTTCATTATTATTTTGGATTCTTCTTTATTCAAGGTCATCTATGGCACGCTTTAAGAGCACTAGGCTTTGATTTCAAGAGAGTTACAAATGCTATCAGTAATATTGATAGCGCAACAGTTACTCTTAAAGATTAATTTTAAAATTTTATTACCAATATCAAAAGGCTCCTATAATAGGAGCCTTTTTTATTTGAAAAATTTTGTTTATTAATTTAGATTTAGAATTATATGTTTTTGAAATCATTGAATATTTTTTCGATACATAATAAAGAAATTTTTTCAAATTCTCTATTAATAAGTTTTTTGGGATTGTTAATTATATTTTTTTTGTTAATTTTTGGGAGAAAATTAAAACTAGCTGTTCAACTTGAGAGATTTGGATTGCCAATAGCAGTTATATCAGGAATTTTAGGTATATCTATAGGTCCATTTGGAGCGATACACTTTTTGCCAAAAGAAACAATCAATGTTTGGAGTGATTTTCCTACTCCTCTTTTATCATTGGTTTTCGCAACTTTAATGATGGGAAGACCTATTCCAAATATAAATGGTTTAGTTAAACCAATTTTTAATCAATTTCTATTGGCTCTTTCCCTAGGTTTTGGACAATTTTTCGTTGGTGGTTTAGTTGTTAAATATTTTTTGTCTCCATCTATGGATGCAAATCCTCTAATGGGATGTTTAATAGAGGTTGGCTTTGAGGGTGGTCATGGAGCTGCAACAATAATTGGCGAAAGCTTTAATAAACTAGGTTTCCCAAATGGTTTAGATCTTGGTTTGGCTATGGCAACAATGGGTCTTTTAGCCTCTTCAATATTGGGCAGCATTTTTATTTTTCTTGGGAGAACTTTAGGACTTTCAGATACTGAGGAAATTCTTGAACAAAAAGATAACACAAAGGAAAAAAATAAGTCAGGACTTTTTGCAGATTTAAGAATTCTTATAATTAATCTTGGATTCTCGGGGTTGGCAATTTCTTTTGGTGTTTTGTTACTTGAATTTTTAAAGTATATTTCAAGTTCTTTTGGTGATTTTTCGAAGGAAATTATTTTTTCACTACCAGTATTCCCTTTTATCCTTATAGGTTCGCTCCTTATTAGATATATTTTAGAGAAAACCAAAAATACAGAATTTATTTCAAATATTCTGCAAAGGGAGATTGGTATTCTATCCACAGACTTATTGATTTTTACAGCTATGGCGAGTTTAGATATTGCAGTTGTTTTTGATAACTGGAAACTCATTTTAGTGTTTACTATTTTCGGTTTATTTTGGAATTTAATCTGTATTGCTTATTTTGCATACTTTATTTTTGATGATTATTGGTTTGAAAAAAGTTTGATAGAGTTTGGAAATTCTACAGGTGTAGTAGCTTCTGGCTTACTTCTTTTAAGGCTTGCAGATCCTAAAAATATTTCTAAGACTTTACCAATTTTTACGTCAAAACAGCTATTCGCTCAGTTAATCCTTTCTGGAGGACTATTCACAGTTCTTGCACCATTAATGATTTCTAAAATTGGTTTAGATTTTTGGACAGAAATTTGTGCCCTAATTACATTCGCAATTCTTTTTATTGCATTGATTTTTAATAAAGTAGAGATGAAAAATTTTCAATAATAACTCTAGAATGGTAAAAGCTTAAATTTTATTTTAATGTCATTTACTCCCTACGATATTCCACCTCAAGAAAATAAAGGCAAGTGGTTTAGGAGTCATTTACTAGGAAGGGAAATCGAACTTGGAGAATTGTATAGCCTTGGATCAAATGATTTAGATTTGCTTATGGCGGAGACCGCAGAAATCAGAAGCGATCTTGATTTTAAGGAAAAAAATATAGGCAAATTTAGGACTGCAGGATATTTTTTAGAGTTAGCAAGAATAATTGAGAAAAGAAAGTTGTTAGAAAGTTAATTATATGGGAAATAATTCTTTCGAGAATTTGGTTCCCATAATTCGTATTTATACATTAAGGATTTAAAGTCTCTATTTTTCTCAAACGAATCTAACCAGTTTTTTATTGAAGATTCAAAATAATTTGTTCTTTTTTGACTTTCACAAGCGATTCTAAATTGTCTTACAAAAGGCCAAATAGACCAATCAGCGATTGTGGGGCTATCTCCAAAAAAGTATTTGTTTTCTACAAGAAGTTCGTTCCATCTTTTTATAAATTTAATCGCATTTGTGAAATGAAATTCTTCATCACTATTCTCATATCTTGTGGCATATTTAAATCGATCTAAATGATATTTGAATTCGTTATCGTTTTCATTAATTATTTCAAAAATATTGTCTTTTTTGTTCTCAGGTAAATAAATTAATTTGATATTTTCCTTTTTTGACTCTGAAAGAGCCCACATGATGATTTCAAGACTTTCTTCAATAACTTCACTATTTTTTTTTATGAGTATTGGAACCGTTTTCGTCTTTGAATTATTTAAAAAATCTAGAGGTTTATTTTTTAAATCAATTTCTCTTATCTCTACTTTTATTTCACAAATTAATAGGGCCCATCTTGCACGAATAGCATATGGACATCTTCGAAATGAATATAAAATATCGTTTTTCATATTGTAAAAACTTTTAATTTCCTTAATTCTTTTAGTATTATCTAAGTAGGAACAGTATTAATTTTACAACGCAAATGTCGGGATATGTTTACCTTATTAGAGTGGGAGACCTTTATAGGATTGGGAAAACGGATAATCTTGAAAAGAAAATTAAGAAATTAAAGCCAGATGAATTATTAACATCAATCATGACAAAGGAACCGGGAACTCTTGAAGCAAGATTACTAAGAAAATATAAGTCGCAAAGAATTCCTGAAACTGGTTATTTAAAGCTTTCTAAAAGACAAATTAGAGAATGTAAAAAGCAATTTGAATTAAAGGGAAGCTTACCTCACACTTTAGATGCTGAAGTTTCCATTACTCTATTTGCATCTTTTTTATTGTTTTCATTAAGTTCCATTATTTTTAATTATTTAAATTTTGGATTTGTAAAATCTGTATCTTATTCTTTCGGAATGGCATCTTTGCCAATGGTTATATTATTTATTACAGGTAGTTTTGGAGGATACTTTTCTGAAGATTTATCTCTTTTTTCATTGTTAACTAATCGAATTAAAGGTTTATTTATTGCAATTGCAATGCTTTCAATGGCTTACTTAATTTTCAACTTAGGTTAAATTTCATAATTACAATTTAAGGCAATTTCAAATGGAACTGATTGGGTAGGTAACTTCAGAATAGTTGAGCAGATTTCAGCAATATCTTCAGGTTGTGTCATGCTTGATTTATCTAGTGAAGAGATATTTTGGGCCATTTTTGTATTAACCCAGCTTGGACAAATTGCTGAAACCCTTATATTTTTATCCCAACCTTTATTTTTCATCGTTTGGCATAATCCCATCAAAGCAAACTTTGAAGAAGAATAAGCGGCTAAATCGCCTTTAGATCTTTTCCCACTCATTGAAACTAAAACAATAATTCTTCCTCTGCCTGAGGTACATAAATGATCCCAAGAAAGCCTACATAAATTCCAAATTGCCAAAAAATTGATATTTAATGTATTTAAAATATCTTCTTCATCACCATCTTTGTATAAGAAAGGAACTTTTGATAATACTCCAGAACAATTTACTATTGAATCAAATCCTCCAAACATATTTACGGTGTTTTTTATCCAATTTTCGGCTGTAATTTTTTTTAATGCATCATAGTGATTGATTATAATTCTCCCTTCTGGCCATTTATTTGGATCAATAGCACTTCCTTTTAATGATTCTAAATCTCTTATGCCAATGCTAATTCTATTGCCTTCCTTTAATTCTTTATGTGCAATATTTAGTCCAATACCACTACTAGCTCCACTTATTAGTATTGTTCTCATTTTTGGACTATATATTTGGAAATATTATCCTAAGTAACATTTTAAATTCTTTACCATGCATAACCATAAGACCTTTCTTTACACTCCATGGAGCCTTTATAAACATTACGCACATCGCATATACAATCTCTTTTAAGGAAAGAGTATCAGTTAGAAAACCATACCATTGGTTTTTAGGTAGTTGGAAAAAACTGCCAAAAAATTCTCTTAATAGTTTCTCGTCAAACCTCATGAGTTTTTCTAATCCAAATTGGTAAAGTGATTTCTTCCTAATTAATTCTTTTGACCATAAAGTTTCCCAACCTTTTCTAGCAATATGATAAGTACTTAGATTTTTGTTTTTTATTGCTTCTGAGACTGCCTTAGCTACAAGAGGAGCTCTTCTTAAAACATTACCAATTAAATATCCAGATGCAGGATGTACCATTGAAGCAGCACCACCATATCCAAGTATTTGTTGTTTGAAATCTGGGATTGGCATATTCATAGGGAGAAACAAGCCTAGCTCTTCATGTTGCATGCTTGTGATTGATATATTTCGATAAGAAAGCCTCTTCTCTAGTCTCTCTTTTAAATTTTCCATTGTTAGAGGATTTACTAAACCAAGAGATGTCTCTTCAAGAAAATATTTCCCATCACCCATATCCATGGCATAAAGAAAAGTGGGCGGTTCTTTTTTTTGCTCATCGTTAAGATGGTCATTTCTATAGTCCATTAATACAAACTGCCCTTTCTTAAGTGGAGGTTTACTAAAATTACCTACTATCCCATAACAAGTTTGGACTGCTAAGGGTCCACAGGATTTTAATTTAAGAAAAACAGGATCATATCCTGTTGCATCTACTACTAATCTTGCAGAGTAAGTATTGCCATCTTTTGTAGTTACTGTACTTTTGTATTTTTCAAAGTGTATTTTGTTTGCATAGCCTTGATGCCATTTAATAAGAGCCTTATCACATTCATTAAACCAATAATTGTGAAGTTTCTTTTTATCAAATAGTCCATAATCTAGTGAATGTTCCGTGGCTTTATTCTCGTCGTCCTGCTCTTCTAATGCGCCATGCCCAAAAAAACTTACAGTATTCTTCCATCTATATTCAAGTAAATCCTGAAGCCCGAGTTGATCAACTTCTTCCCCCCAAATGCCATATGTGTTTGGCCAAGGTTCATCTGGTCCATTTGGAGAAAGCACTTCAACATCTAATTTTTCTTTCCCTAAAGCTGAGGCAATTGCCATACCTGCAGGCCCCGCACCCAAAACAAGAACATCTGGCAAGTTTTCTTCTGACATTAAATATAAATCTTATGATTAAAGAAATTTAGGCAACAAGTTATTAACTCTGCACTTAAGATTATATATTTCATCCAATGCTGATAATGAGAGTAGATTAATAATAATCAAATTACTCAATTACTAGTGACTAAGTTTTCAGTGTTTTAACAATAATTTATAAGATTACAAAATAAAAAATAATTAAAAATTTTTTTTATTATAAAAAATACATTGCAAGTTAAATGATTAAAAATAAAAATATTTTAATTACTGGAGGTAATTCAGGTATAGGTCTTTTTGCTATTATTAATTTACTAAAGAAGAAAAATAATTTATACGTTGTAATAAAATCTGAATTAGGAAAGAATGAATTTCTCAAAACAATTGAGAAATATTTTGATAAAAATTACCTAAGTAAATATTTAAATATTATAGAAAATTGTGATCTTTCAAATCTAGAGAATATTATAAAAATTAAGGATTACTTTATTAGTAAAAAGATTTTTTTAGATGTTTTTGTATTAAATGCAGGATTGCAATATACGGGTTCTTTTTACCCAAAAGTATCAAAACAAGGCATAGAACTAACTTTTGCAGTTAATCATCTTGCACATTTTTACTTAGTGAAAATCTTAAAAGATTTAGTTAAAGATAATGAAGAATCTAGAATCATTATCACATCATCAGATGTACACGATCCCAAAAGCCCAGGTGGAAATATAGGAAAAAAAGCAGGGCTTAATAATCTAGTTGATTTTAGAAAAAAAGTTACGGGTCAATTTTTAAATTTTAATGCTGATGAATCTTATAAAAATAGTAAGTTATGTAATATTTTGTTTGCTAAAGAACTTGCAAAAAAATTAAAAATATCCTCTAGTAAAATTTCTGTAATTGCTTGGGCTCCTGGTCTCGTAATACCAAATGATGATTCAGGTTTTTTTAGATATAGTAAACGTTTTAATCTCTTTGGATATTTAATTTTTTCTAAAGTCGCAAAAAATATTTTAGGAATTTCTGAAAGTTTAGAAAATGCTGGAAAGATTCTTTCTCAGATTGTTCTTGATTCTAATTTAAATAATGTTGGTTTCATATATTTAAGTAATAAACTTATAGGTAGAAAAAAACATAAATTAGTTGAAAGTAATGTTAGTGATGAAGCTAATAGTGATGAGTTGGCTTCAAAACTTTGGATTTTAAGTGAAGATATTTGCCGATCATTTGGATTTGTTACTCTCAATATTTAAGGTTTGGGTTGGAAATGCAAACTCTATATTATTGGCTGCAAATTCCTCAATAATTTTTAAATTTATAGATTGTTGAGCTTCCATCGCAGCAAGATAATTATTTGTGGGTATGTAATAAACAAGTTCGAAATTAAGGCTGAAGTCTCCAAAATCTGTGAAATGACATCTATCAAAAGATGCATCTTTTGTCTCTTCGATTATTTTTTTAATTATTGTTGGAATCAATTTCATAAGTTCTGGAGAGGTTTCATAAACAACTCCCAATTTATGCACTAACCTCCTTTTCTTCATTTGTGCGTAATTTGAAATTATCCCATTTGTTAGAGCGCTGTTGCTCATTACTATTACTTCTCCATTAATACTTCTTATCCTTGAGGACCTTACTCCAACCCTCTCAACCATTCCTAATACTCCATCAGATTTAATAAACTCACCTTTTTGAAAA
The Prochlorococcus marinus XMU1411 genome window above contains:
- a CDS encoding SDR family NAD(P)-dependent oxidoreductase; protein product: MRTILISGASSGIGLNIAHKELKEGNRISIGIRDLESLKGSAIDPNKWPEGRIIINHYDALKKITAENWIKNTVNMFGGFDSIVNCSGVLSKVPFLYKDGDEEDILNTLNINFLAIWNLCRLSWDHLCTSGRGRIIVLVSMSGKRSKGDLAAYSSSKFALMGLCQTMKNKGWDKNIRVSAICPSWVNTKMAQNISSLDKSSMTQPEDIAEICSTILKLPTQSVPFEIALNCNYEI
- the crtL gene encoding lycopene beta cyclase yields the protein MSEENLPDVLVLGAGPAGMAIASALGKEKLDVEVLSPNGPDEPWPNTYGIWGEEVDQLGLQDLLEYRWKNTVSFFGHGALEEQDDENKATEHSLDYGLFDKKKLHNYWFNECDKALIKWHQGYANKIHFEKYKSTVTTKDGNTYSARLVVDATGYDPVFLKLKSCGPLAVQTCYGIVGNFSKPPLKKGQFVLMDYRNDHLNDEQKKEPPTFLYAMDMGDGKYFLEETSLGLVNPLTMENLKERLEKRLSYRNISITSMQHEELGLFLPMNMPIPDFKQQILGYGGAASMVHPASGYLIGNVLRRAPLVAKAVSEAIKNKNLSTYHIARKGWETLWSKELIRKKSLYQFGLEKLMRFDEKLLREFFGSFFQLPKNQWYGFLTDTLSLKEIVYAMCVMFIKAPWSVKKGLMVMHGKEFKMLLRIIFPNI
- a CDS encoding SDR family NAD(P)-dependent oxidoreductase gives rise to the protein MIKNKNILITGGNSGIGLFAIINLLKKKNNLYVVIKSELGKNEFLKTIEKYFDKNYLSKYLNIIENCDLSNLENIIKIKDYFISKKIFLDVFVLNAGLQYTGSFYPKVSKQGIELTFAVNHLAHFYLVKILKDLVKDNEESRIIITSSDVHDPKSPGGNIGKKAGLNNLVDFRKKVTGQFLNFNADESYKNSKLCNILFAKELAKKLKISSSKISVIAWAPGLVIPNDDSGFFRYSKRFNLFGYLIFSKVAKNILGISESLENAGKILSQIVLDSNLNNVGFIYLSNKLIGRKKHKLVESNVSDEANSDELASKLWILSEDICRSFGFVTLNI